Below is a window of Vicinamibacterales bacterium DNA.
GTGCAGGATTCCGAGCCGCTCGTCCTCGCTGCCGTCGAACATGCCGCCCTCGCGCAGCGGACGGCAGGTCACGATCGCCGGCTTGATCCGTCCCGCGAGGGCGGCGTCCGGATCCGGCCGGAGCATCGCGTCGAGGCGCAGCTCCACCAGATCGGCGTCCGGCTCGGCAGCCTGACGCGCCGCCCGGATGGCGGCGGCATCCCTTCCCACGACGGTCACGCAAATCTGAGCCGTAGATCCTCCTGAACCCGCAGACCCCAAAAAGAAAAGCCCCCTCAATCGCGATGACTGAGGGGGCTTCCGGAACTCGGTGCGTTTCGAACGCGCGCTAGCGCTTCCCCCTCGTCGCGTGGGCGTACCACCACCAATACGACGTAAACGTCGTCCGGCCGGCGGCGAGGAGCGCGTTATTGGTCAGCACGCTGCGGAGAGCCTAACACAGAAGGCAGAGCCAAGTCCGTCCGGGCGGCGTCTAATCGTGCTATAAAGGTTTGCATACCATGAAGATCCGGGTTTTTGTACTGTCCGTCGCGCTGGCCGCGTTCGGGTGGGCGCGAGTGCCGGCAACCACATCCCTCATGCCGATCGAGGAGGTGAAGCCCGGAATGGTGGGCGTCGGCCGCACGATCTTCGAGGGATCCGAGATGCAGGACTTCAAGGTCCACATCCTCGGCGTGCTGAAGAACGTGCAGGCGCCGCAGCGCAACCTGATCCTCGCCCGCCTCGAAGGGGGACCGCTCGCGCAGACCGGCGTCATCGCCGGCATGAGCGGCAGCCCCGTCTACGTCGACGGCCGCCTCGTCGGCGCCGTCTCGTACTCGATCGGCGCGTTTCCGAAAGAACCGATCGCCGGCATCACGCCGATCGGCGAGATGATCGAGGCAACCGCCGACCCGTCGCCGCGCCGCACCGTTCCGGCGCAGGGGCGCATCGAACTGCCGGTCAGTCCCGAGCGGCTCGCGGCGTCGATTCGCGCCGCCTATGCCAACGTCGCCAGCTTCGCCGATCGCCCGGCCGACGTGCAGGTGTTCGGACTGCCGGCCCCGGCGGGCGCGCAGATGGGGGCGCTCCTCCGGCCGATCGCCACGCCGCTGGTGATGAGCGGCATGAACGGCGCGACGTCGGATCTCGTCACGTCCATGTTCCGCGACGCCGGCTTCGCGCCGGTGCTGTCGGGCGGATTCTCGGGCGGGTCCGCGCCTGCGGCCGCCGCCGAACCGCTCCGTCCCGGCGATCCCGTCGGCGTCTCCCTGCTCCGCGGCGACGGCGAGATGGGCGCGACCGGCACCGTCACGCACGTCGACGGCACGCGCGTCTATGCGTTCGGCCATCCGTTCTTCAACTTCGGTCCGACGGCGTTCCCGATGACGCGCGCCACCGTCTACACCTCTCTCCCCAGCCTGATGTCGTCGTTCAAGATCGCGACCCTGGGCGAGGTGATCGGCACGGTGCAGCAGGATCGCGCCACGGCGATCGCCGGCGCGCTCGGCAGCGGCCCGGCGACGGTCCCGCTCACCGTCACGCTCGAATCCAGCCGCGGCACCACGCGCACGTTCAAGTACGAGGCGGCCGTCGACCAGCTCTTCACGCCGCTCCTCACCTACGTCGCGCTGTTCAACACGCTCGGCAGCTACGAGCGGCAGTTCGGCGCCGCCACCGTCATGGTCAAGGGCAAGGCGTCGTTCGACAAGCACGCCGACCTCGCGTACGAGGACATCTTCACCGGCGACCAGCCGATTTCCGCCGCGTCCGCCTACGTCGCGGGTCCGATCAC
It encodes the following:
- a CDS encoding SpoIVB peptidase S55 domain-containing protein — translated: MKIRVFVLSVALAAFGWARVPATTSLMPIEEVKPGMVGVGRTIFEGSEMQDFKVHILGVLKNVQAPQRNLILARLEGGPLAQTGVIAGMSGSPVYVDGRLVGAVSYSIGAFPKEPIAGITPIGEMIEATADPSPRRTVPAQGRIELPVSPERLAASIRAAYANVASFADRPADVQVFGLPAPAGAQMGALLRPIATPLVMSGMNGATSDLVTSMFRDAGFAPVLSGGFSGGSAPAAAAEPLRPGDPVGVSLLRGDGEMGATGTVTHVDGTRVYAFGHPFFNFGPTAFPMTRATVYTSLPSLMSSFKIATLGEVIGTVQQDRATAIAGALGSGPATVPLTVTLESSRGTTRTFKYEAAVDQLFTPLLTYVALFNTLGSYERQFGAATVMVKGKASFDKHADLAYEDIFTGDQPISAASAYVAGPITMLLANDLEPLTLKGVELTITTAEESRSATIERVWLDDVRPRAGRTVPLKVLTRNYRGGERISTIPIEIPANASGQLTVMVTDGKQLNQIEQRELRRSLQPQSVAQMIKVLNSTHRNNRLYVRLLTGTPGAVVNGEALPSLPPSVLAVLEGDRSGGNFAPIRSAALGEWELPMDSAIVGTRVLTIDLDSRR